The Deltaproteobacteria bacterium genome includes the window ATCCCCGCATTCGATGCAGACCCCAAAGGGATGGCCACGCGGGTTGCCTCGGGCAAGGTATTGAATGCCGTTGCGCGGCATATCCCCAACCTGATGGGCGGTTCTGCGGACCTGGCCCCCTCCAATAAAACAGAGATCGCAGGTGAAACGGATTTTCAGGCGGATGCGTACGGGGGCCGTAATCTGAGGTTCGGGGTGAGGGAGCATGGGATGGGGGCCATACTGAACGGGATGGCCCTTCACTCCGGCGTGATTCCCTATGGAGGGACCTTCCTGATTTTCTCCGACTACATGCGGCCGGCGATCCGGTTGGCGGCACTCATGGGCCTGAAGGTCATCTACGTCTTTACCCATGACAGCATCGGTCTGGGCGAGGATGGGCCGACCCACCAGCCGGTGGAGCAGCTGGCCGCACTCAGGGCCATTCCCGGATTGACGGTGATCCGTCCCTGCGACGGCAATGAAACCGCCGAGGCATGGAAGACGGCCCTCCGATCGACCGGGCCGGTTGCCCTTGCCCTGACCCGGCAGGGCGTGCCGGAGCTGGATCGTTCTCTTTATACCGGAGCCGACCACCTGGCCCGGGGGGCCTACATATTGAAAGACGCCCCCGGCGGCGTGCCCCATCTTATCCTGATCGCCACCGGGTCCGAGGTCCACATCGCCCTGAAGGCGGCCGAGAGACTGCATGAGAAGGGGATCACCGTGCGGGTTGTCAACATGCCGTCCTGGGAGCTGTTCGAAAAACAGGATGCGTCATATTGTCGCCGGGTCCTCCCCCCCGACATCAAGGCCCGTATTGCCATCGAGGCGGGGGTTTCGCAGGGGTGGCATCGCTATGTGGGGGATTCGGGGAGGATTATCGGGATGGACCGGTTCGGGGCATCGGCGCCGAGTGCGGTTTTGTATGAGAAATTTGGATTTACCCCCGACCATGTGGTTGAAGAGGCCCTGGGCATGCTGCAGAAGATGTGAATTCGGTTTCGGCCCCCTGCCGGAAACCGGCCATGGTCTGCTTCAGGGGCGGCCACATGCCGCCGGATGCCGGTCTTTTTGCCCGATTCCCCCTGCCCATGTGCACCCGGGGGAACTCACGGCAAAGGGATATCCCCTCAGTCATTAACCTAACGCCTCTCCTCTCAGCCGCCTTATGGTGTCGCTGTAAAGCGGCCAATCGCCCCCGGCGGCATCTGCCCTCCTCCGAAAGAGGTGTCCTGTTCCTGTCAGGGCGTTGCCCCGGAGTTAATGGATGCCGCCCCAGCAATGCCGGGGCCTGTGGAACCTGCTGAGATACATGGACGCAGCGGTTCTCATTTTTTGAAACGATGACCTTTGGGAGTGGTTTTTCAGCCGCGAAACGTCGTGGCAGGATGCCACCCGCACGGCATTGTGACTGCAAGGGCGCATCATAATGAGAATGGCTGCCGTAAACGGTAATGCCTTGACAACCCGGATAAAGTGTTTATTGTGTTGTTGAAAACTTGTTAGCTTAATTATATCAATTGGTTATATTGTATTCCCCCCGGAAGCCGATCGACTGAATGGAGACGACGGGAGACCGGGGAACACCCCGGCGCGACCAGGAGGAGAAGAACGGATGGATATACAGGAAATCACACGCAAGGTCGAAAAAGAGAGTCTGATGGTCAGGCAGGTGATGGGCGGGATCGAAAAGGTGATCGTGGGCCAGAGGCACCTCATCGAAAGGATGATGATCGGGTTATTGTGCGACGGTCATCTCCTGTTGGAAGGCCTTCCGGGACTGGCCAAGACCACGGCCGTCAAGACCCTGGCGGCCTCCATACGTACCACATTTCAGAGGATCCAGTTCACCCCCGACCTCCTCCCCGCAGATATACTAGGAACACAGTTCTACCGGCCGGATACCTGCACCTTCGAGATCAAGCAGGGGCCCATCTTTCACAACATCATCCTGGCGGATGAAATCAACCGTGCCCCGGCAAAGGTCCAGAGCGCACTTCTGGAAGCCATGCAGGAGAGGCAAATCACCATCGGCGAGACCACCTTTCCGCTGGCGCATCCCTTTCTGGTACTGGCCACTCAGAATCCCATTGAACAGGAAGGGACCTATCCCCTTCCGGAGGCCCAGATCGACCGCTTCATGCTCAAGATCAAGGTGGATTATCCGTCAGCCGAGGAAGAAAAGGAGATCATGGCGCGGGTCTATGCCGGATTGGATGAGGAGATGGAAGGCGTGGTGGCGGTGGAACAACTACGGTCGGCCCAGGAGATCATGAACCAGATCCACATGGAGGAGCGCATTGTGGATTACATCGTGCGACTGACCGCGGCCACCCGCCGGCCGGAGGAGTTCGGCCTTGATATCGGGCCCATGATCAGCTACGGGGCCTCCCCCAGGGCATCCATCTGGCTCGGCATGGCCGCCCGCGCCCATGCCTTTCTGAGCGGTCGAGGCTATGTGACGCCCCAGGATGTCAAGTCGATGGCGCCGGATGTCTTTCGGCACCGGATCATTCTCAGCTATGAGGCAGAGGCTGAAGAAAAGCAGGCAGACGACCTGATAAAGATCCTGTTGGAACGAATAGAGGTCCCCTGAGATGCTTTCAGAGGCGGTATACAAGAAGATTCAGCGATTCCACTTTACGACCAAACGGAGGGCCAATGATCTCTTTGCAGGCCAGTACGAGAGCGCTTACAAGGGTCGGGGGATGGAGTTTGCCGAGGTCAGGGAATATCAGATGGGCGATGATATTCGGACCATCGACTGGAATGTATCGGCCCGGTTCGGCCGTCCCTTTGTCAAGGTCTTTCACGAGGAGCGGGAGTTGACGGTTATCCTGATACTGGACCTCTCGGGATCCCATCTCTTCGGCACCCGGGGAAAATTTAAGCGGGAACTGCTGGCCGAGGTGGCCGGCATGCTGGCCTTTCTGGCCATCCGGACCAACGACAAGGTGGGGGCCATCCTCTTCAGCTCCGGGGTGGAGAAATACATCCCTCCCAAGAAGGGGGCATCTCATGTGTGGCGCCTGATCAAGGAGATCTTTACCTACGAGCCCCAGGACCTGAATACCGATATCAACGCGGTCCTGACCTATCTGAACCGGGTGGCAAAGCGCCACTCGATCGCATTTCTCATCTCCGATTGCATGGATACCGGTTTTGAGAGATCTCTGAGGC containing:
- a CDS encoding MoxR family ATPase yields the protein MDIQEITRKVEKESLMVRQVMGGIEKVIVGQRHLIERMMIGLLCDGHLLLEGLPGLAKTTAVKTLAASIRTTFQRIQFTPDLLPADILGTQFYRPDTCTFEIKQGPIFHNIILADEINRAPAKVQSALLEAMQERQITIGETTFPLAHPFLVLATQNPIEQEGTYPLPEAQIDRFMLKIKVDYPSAEEEKEIMARVYAGLDEEMEGVVAVEQLRSAQEIMNQIHMEERIVDYIVRLTAATRRPEEFGLDIGPMISYGASPRASIWLGMAARAHAFLSGRGYVTPQDVKSMAPDVFRHRIILSYEAEAEEKQADDLIKILLERIEVP
- a CDS encoding DUF58 domain-containing protein, whose protein sequence is MLSEAVYKKIQRFHFTTKRRANDLFAGQYESAYKGRGMEFAEVREYQMGDDIRTIDWNVSARFGRPFVKVFHEERELTVILILDLSGSHLFGTRGKFKRELLAEVAGMLAFLAIRTNDKVGAILFSSGVEKYIPPKKGASHVWRLIKEIFTYEPQDLNTDINAVLTYLNRVAKRHSIAFLISDCMDTGFERSLRLTAKKHDLTIIQVTDPAEEVLPEVGLVALRDPETGETALLDTRSRRLRKRWQDYRTEQRAYLTDLMRRAGIDHVELTTDGPVVEPLTRLFEMRRRRQ